The following coding sequences are from one Bos indicus x Bos taurus breed Angus x Brahman F1 hybrid chromosome 5, Bos_hybrid_MaternalHap_v2.0, whole genome shotgun sequence window:
- the LOC113892463 gene encoding NKG2-D type II integral membrane protein, which produces MSESHTYASERVKSCASRQWQKRTCTLTTSQRGENPSPFVLARSIAIAMGIRFIGVLIICSAMIITSLFNQEGPISLKENYCGPCPKNWICYRNNCYQFFNESKSWHQSQASCMSQNSSLLKIYSKDDQDFLKLVKSYHWMGLVQVSTNGSWQWEDGSILLPNLLTMVEMQNGTCAVYGSSFKAYTENCLTPNTYICMQRIV; this is translated from the exons ATGAGTGAATCTCATACTTATGCCAGTGAACGAGTAAAGTCTTGTGCTTCTAGACAATGGCAAAAGAGAACATGTACATTAACCACAAGCCAACGTGGAGAAAACC CATCTCCATTTGTCCTTGCCAGATCCATTGCTATAGCCATGGGGATTCGTTTCATTGGAGTGTTAATAATATGCAGTGCCATGATCATAACTT caTTATTCAACCAAGAAGGTCCAATTTCTTTGAAAG AAAATTACTGTGGTCCATGTCCTAAAAACTGGATATGTTATAGAAATAACTGCTACCAATTTTTTAATGAGAGCAAAAGCTGGCACCAGAGCCAAGCTTCTTGTATGTCTCAAAATTCCAGTCTCCTGAAGATATACAGCAAAGATGACCAG GATTTCCTTAAATTGGTGAAGTCATATCATTGGATGGGACTAGTACAAGTTTCCACAAATGGTTCCTGGCAATGGGAAGATGGCTCCATTCTCTTGCCCAACCT ACTAACAATGGTTGAAATGCAGAATGGAACCTGTGCAGTCTATGGCTCAAGTTTTAAAGCTTATACAGAAAATTGCTTAACTCCAAACACATACATCTGCATGCAGAGAATTGTGTAA